TCAGGGTGATGATGCGTTCGCCGGGCACGCGCCAGTGGTGCATCTTGCGGAACGTCGAAATGTTGTCGACGCCCGAATTGGTTCGGGTGTCGCTCATTAGAACGAGGCCTTTCTCCAGCACCATGCCAACGCAATAAGTCATCTTCGTCTCCCTGGCGGACGCGAACGGGGCCTCGCCGATCCGCCACCTCGCTGGCATTGCGCGCCGGGGCGATCAACCCCAACGGCAAGGTATCTACTGCTGGTCGACCTGCTGCTGCTCGACTGCGACGTCGACACGAAGGTCCTCCGTCGTCGTCCCGAAACTGATGCCCGTGATCGGTGCGGCGTCGCGATAGTCGCGGCCGGTCGCGACACGAATATAGCGCTGGTCGGGACTGATGCCGTTGGAGATGTCGAAACCGACCCAGCCCAGACCTTCCACATGCGTTTCGGCCCACGCATGCGTGGCCTCCTGATCGATGCGGTCGTTCATCATCAGATATCCGCTGACGTAGCGTGCTGGAATGCCATGCTGCCGTGCCACACCGATAAAGATGTGCGCATGGTCCTGACACACCCCGCGGCCCTGCTCGGCAGCCTGTTCGGCAGTCGTGGTGACACCCGTCTCCCCGGTGCGATACTCGACCTCGTCACGGATTGTCTGTGACAAGGCGTGAAGATAATCTAGCGGGCCGAGACTGTTATCGAGCTTTTTCATCAGGCTGCGCACACTCGGCCCCGGTCGCGTCAATTTGGTCTGCGACAGGAAACTCCACAGGGGCAGATGCCCCGCATGGCTGCCGATCACTCCCGCATGATCGTGAGTATCGACCGTTCCGGAGCAAGTGATGACGACCTCTTGCGCACCCGGTTCGACAGCGACCAGCGTCGTGGTGTTGTGATGCTGGTCGTCATATTCCAGCTCCTCCTCGGCGCCGTCGTAATGCATCGACCATTCGACGATTTCCTGACCCTGCGTGCTCTTGGGGGTAAGCCGCAGGCGTTGCAGCGCGTGCACGACGGGCTCGGAAAAACGATAACGGGAGGTGTGGCGGACGGAGAGGCGCATCAGAGGTGAAACCTGTAATCTTCGCCGATCGCCTGAGCGATGGCGGCGTTGGACTGCATGAACTCGGTCAGGAATTCATGCAGCCCCCGGTCGAAGATATCCTCGACCGAGAGGTTGGCGAGCCGCGTATCGGCCTCGCGCATCAGCGCGTTGCTCTGGCCTTCCACGCCGTGCAGCCGGGCCAACGCGGCCAGTTCCTCGCGCAACTGGCTGTGACAGAAGGCGAGACTCCGGGGGAAGCGGTCGTCGAGCGCGAGGAATTGGACGATACCGCGCGCGTCGATGTTGGCGGCGTTCAGCCAGCGATAGGCGCGGTCGCCCGATACGGAACGCAGGACCGTGTCCCACTGCCCGGTATCGAGGCTCGACCCGACATAGGACAGCGAGGGCAACAGCAGATAATATTTGATGTCGAGGATGCGGGCGGTGCTGTCGCCGCGCTCCACAAACGTCCCGGCACGCGCGAAATGATAGCCCTCGTCCCGCAACATCGAGCCGGCCAGCGCCCCGTGCGCCAGCGTGCCGCCGTGGCGAATGGCGGTGATGACATTGCCGACCGAGCCCTGCCCCACAGGACGTGCCAGCATGTCGTTCATCTGCATCCAGATTTCGTTGACCGCTTCCCACAGCTCGCCGCTGATCGCATTGCGCGCGGCTCGGGCATTGGTGCGTACGCCATCGACCATGTCCATGACACTGCTCGGATTGGCCTTGTCACGCAGGATGAAATTCCACGCCTGCACGCCGGTATAGGTCGCGTGATGCGCCTCGTAGGCCTCGCGCCGCCCGGCGGTCTGGATGACGGAGCGCCATTCCTCCTCCGCGGTCACCATGTCGCGGGTCAGCGCCATGCGCAGCCCGGCATCGAGCAGGCGCGCGGTGTTCTCCGCCCGCTCGAGATAGCGGAACATCCAGAACAGGCCATTGGCGGTGCGGCCCAGCATGCGTGTCGTCCCCCCCATCAGTCCTTGAGCACCCAGGTATCCTTGGTCCCGCCACCCTGGCTGGAATTAACCACCAGCGAGCCCTTCTTCAGCGCCACCCGGGTCAGCCCACCCGGGGTGATGTCCACACCGTTGGGAGACATGAGCACGAAGGGACGCAAGTCGACATGCCGCGGGGCAAGCCCCTTGCGGGTGAAGATCGGGCAGGTCGACAGCGACAGGGTCGGTTGCGCGATGTAATTGTCCGGGCGCGCTTCGATCTTCTGCCGGAATTCCGCGATCTGCTTGCGCGTCGAGGCAGGGCCGACCAGCATGCCGTAGCCCCCCGAACCGTGAACCTCCTTCACCACCAGTTCCGCCAGGTTGTCGAGAACGTATTTGAGGCTGTCGGGGTCGGCGCAGCGCCATGTCTCGACATTGGGCAATAGCGGCTTCTCGCCGGTGTAGAACTCGACGATGTCGGGCATGAACGAATAGATCGCCTTGTCGTCGGCGACCCCGGTGCCCGGCGCATTGGCAATGGTAATGTTGCCCGCGCGATAGACGTCCATGATGCCCGGCACGCCCAGCACGCTGTCGGGATTGAAGGTCAGCGGATCGAGGAATTCGTCGTCGACCCGGCGATAGAGGACATCGACCGTCTGATAGCCCTGGGTCGTGCGCATCTGGACATGCCCATCAATGACGCGCAGGTCGGACCCCTCGACCAGTTCCGCGCCCATCTGATCGGCGAGGAAGGCGTGC
Above is a genomic segment from Erythrobacter sp. 3-20A1M containing:
- a CDS encoding transglutaminase family protein, which produces MRLSVRHTSRYRFSEPVVHALQRLRLTPKSTQGQEIVEWSMHYDGAEEELEYDDQHHNTTTLVAVEPGAQEVVITCSGTVDTHDHAGVIGSHAGHLPLWSFLSQTKLTRPGPSVRSLMKKLDNSLGPLDYLHALSQTIRDEVEYRTGETGVTTTAEQAAEQGRGVCQDHAHIFIGVARQHGIPARYVSGYLMMNDRIDQEATHAWAETHVEGLGWVGFDISNGISPDQRYIRVATGRDYRDAAPITGISFGTTTEDLRVDVAVEQQQVDQQ
- a CDS encoding alpha-E domain-containing protein, coding for MLGRTANGLFWMFRYLERAENTARLLDAGLRMALTRDMVTAEEEWRSVIQTAGRREAYEAHHATYTGVQAWNFILRDKANPSSVMDMVDGVRTNARAARNAISGELWEAVNEIWMQMNDMLARPVGQGSVGNVITAIRHGGTLAHGALAGSMLRDEGYHFARAGTFVERGDSTARILDIKYYLLLPSLSYVGSSLDTGQWDTVLRSVSGDRAYRWLNAANIDARGIVQFLALDDRFPRSLAFCHSQLREELAALARLHGVEGQSNALMREADTRLANLSVEDIFDRGLHEFLTEFMQSNAAIAQAIGEDYRFHL
- a CDS encoding circularly permuted type 2 ATP-grasp protein — encoded protein: MSEGDAQFDEMQIADGGVREAYSEYSEWFEEQDMALLRRKHFEAEGQFRRTGITFNVYGEDEAEERLIPFDMVPRIISAAEWRKLTRGIEQRVSALNAFMHDLYHRQEIIRAGRIPERLFRQNEAWLPNMVGFTPPGGVYTHIVGIDLVRTGPDEFFVLEDNARTPSGVSYMLENRETMMAMFPDLFTRIGVEAVSNYPRRLARSLAACAPASTVGKPTVAVLTPGIYNSAYFEHAFLADQMGAELVEGSDLRVIDGHVQMRTTQGYQTVDVLYRRVDDEFLDPLTFNPDSVLGVPGIMDVYRAGNITIANAPGTGVADDKAIYSFMPDIVEFYTGEKPLLPNVETWRCADPDSLKYVLDNLAELVVKEVHGSGGYGMLVGPASTRKQIAEFRQKIEARPDNYIAQPTLSLSTCPIFTRKGLAPRHVDLRPFVLMSPNGVDITPGGLTRVALKKGSLVVNSSQGGGTKDTWVLKD